From Candidatus Omnitrophota bacterium:
TAACATCCACTAACAAAACCTCTTTCATCTCTCCTTTTATAATTGCTGCCTGAATAGCCGCTCCCATCGCCACACATTCCATAGGGTCAATTCCCCTTTCAATCTTCTTCCCCACAGTCTCCTCTACAAATTTCTGCACACAGGGCATCCGTGTCGGACCGCCCACAAGGATTATTTTATCAATATCCTTTGCTTTAAGTTGTGCATCGGATAATGCCTGTTCAATGGGATGGCGACATCTTTCAATAATCGGAGAAACCAAATCCTCCAATTTGGCACGGCTAATGCTTAGGGATAAATGTTTTGGACCGGTGGCATCCGCAGTGATAAAAGGAAGATTTATATCTGTGGTCAGTGTGCTGGAAAGTTCAATCTTTGCTTTCTCCGCTGCTTCCCGCACCCGCTGTATAGCCATTTTGTCATTATGTAAATCAATTCCTGTTTCGCGTTTAAATTGTTCTGTAATGTACTCAATGAGGGCATTGTCCATATCGGTTCCTCCCAGTTGGGTATCTCCGCTGGTGGAGAGAACCATAAACCCCCCTTCTTCACCCATCTCCATAATGGTTACATCCAAGGTTCCACCTCCAAAATCAAAAACCATAATCTTTAAGCGTTTACCCAATTTATCCAGACCATAGGCAAGACAGGCAGCAGTAGGTTCATTGATAATCCGCAATACCTTTAATCCCGCAATTTCTCCCGCATCTTTAGTAGCAGTGCGTTGGTTATCATCAAAATAAGCTGGGCAGGTAATCACCGCCTCCTCCACCTTATCTCCTAAGAACGCTTCCGCATCCTGCTTAATCTTCTGTAAAATAAAGGCGGAGATTTGTTGTGGAGTATACTCTTTACCATAAACTTTAAATTTATAATCTGTTCCCATCTTGCGCTTGGCAGCAAAAATCGTTCCTTCGGGATTAATGGCTGCCTGCCGGCGTGCAGGTTCCCCCACAAGTCTCTGTCCATCTCTGGTAAAGGCGACAAAAGAAGGAAATGCCTTCCCCGAAGCCACCCCTGCCCCTTCTGCCGAGGGGATAATTGTTGGCCTTCCTCCTTCTACAACCGCCGCTGCCGAATTGGAAGTTCCCAAGTCAATACCAATTGCTTTTGCCATCTGCTCACCTCCTGCTTTAGTCAATTAAATCATTGACTCTCGGTTATTTTTTTCTTAGCAACTTTTACCACTGCCGGTCTTAAAACTTTATCATAAAAAAGATAGCCACTGCGGATTTCCTCCACAATGGTATCTTCAGGAAATTCATCGGTTTCCACAGTCATCAAGGCTTCATGCCTGGTGGGGTCAAACTTCTCTCCCACAACCTTCATCCGCACCAGACCGTTTTCTTCCATAATCTTAGATAATCTCTTTCTAATCATCTCTATCCCCACAAAAATATCTTCCTTAACCTGATTTCTCTCCAAGCCATTCAAGAGATGGTCAAAATCGTCCACCACGGGGAGCATCTCCATAAAGAGAGACTGGTTAGCAAAATGAATAATCTCTGTTTTTTCTTTATCCATCCGGCGTCGGGCATTTTCAAACTCTGCCTGCAAGCGTAAGAGTTTATCATAGTATTCTTCGGCAAGGGAAGCTTTTTTTTGCAATGCTTCCCACTCCGGGAAAGAAAGCGTTATTTTCTTCACCTCAGCAGTGGTCCCTTTTTCTTCTTCAGAAGAATTCTCAGGAATATCTTCTTCGGAATTTTTCTTCATAACCTTCTCTCCTGCAAAATATTTTCTAAGATTTCGGAAACATTTTTTACAATGCTGAAAATATGTGCATAGGCCATGCGGGTAGGACCAACCACTCCCAGAGCCCCCACCGTATTCCCTTCTACATGATAATTTGTGGTAACTAAACTGAGAGACTTTGCCTCCTCAAAATTATTCTCTTCACCGATATGGACTTTTATCCCCTCTTCTTCCATATCCTGTGCGATAATTTCCAGAAGAAGTCTTTTCTCTTCCATGAGCCGCAGGAGTTTAGTCAAGGCAACACGGTCTTCAAATTCCGGCTGAGTAATTATCTGAGTTGCCCCTTCAAAGCAAAACCTCTCCTCCTCCAGTTTCTTAAATGCCTCCTCTAAGATAGAGAAAGCATCCTTAAAAAGATTATAAACAGAAAAATCATCGCTCAGTCTCTTCTGCAGAAGATATTTACAAATTTCACTTAAATAAACCCCCTCCAGTTCCGCATTAAAGAAATTACCGATTTTCTCCAACTGACTTCGGGAGTAGGGATGGGGAAAACGGAGAATGAGGTTCTTAATCAAACCGGAATAAGTTATCAGCACCATCAGCACAGAATTATCCTTTATATCTATCAACTCTATATGCTTTAACCTGCTCTTTTTTAAACAGGGATAAACCACGATGCCCGCCTCTTCAGATAAACGCGCTAAAAGACGGCTGGTTTTATCCATAATCTCCGAAATATCCTCAACAGTTTTATATTCCTGGATAATCTCTTTTTTCTCCTGCGGAGTAAGTCCCTCTTCGGGCATCAGATAATCTACATAATAACGATACCCTTTATCCGTGGGGATTCTCCCTGCAGAGGTATAAGGATGTGTGATATAACCCTCTTCCTCAAGGTCAGCCATGATGTTGCGGATGGTAGCGGGAGAAAATTTAAAATGCAATTTTCGGGCAATGGTCCGCGAACCCACTGGCTTTGCCTCTTCAATATATGTCTCTACAATCGTTCCTAAGATTTTTTCCTTTCGGGATTTTAAATCTATCCTGCGCATCCCTACGCCTCCATTTTAGCACTCTCATTATAAGAGTGCTAAATAATTATATAGTGTATCCTTCCTCTTTGTCAAGAAAAATATTAAAAGTGTTACTGTGCAGAGAGAAGGTTATCTCTAACTGTGTAGGAAGAATGTTAACTTTTAAAAAGCGAAAATTTTTGACACTTACGAAGTGTAGTTGGCTCTCTTTTTAAGGAGGTGAAGGGATTGTCTGTTTCTCACTCACACGCTTTTGTATCCATTCATAAAAAAATCTGTATAAACCTTCTAAATCATTTTTAAATCTTCCGGTATAAAGAACGTCTTTTAATTCACGAGATAGGGTAAAACAATCGTCTTTACTTAATTTATAGATAAGCCTATTTGCTTCCCGCGTCGCTTGGGCAGTAGAATTATGTTGAACCTCGGTAAAATACAACCTCAGATATTCCTGAGGAATTATTTTTAGATATATTTCTTCCTCATCTGGTAACTTTACATTGAGGTCTTCATAGATGTGAAGCATACTTTGATAAATAATATTATTTTCCAAAATACCTTCGCCGATAATTACCATTTCTACATTTATTCCCTGTTTTGTAAGTTCTTCAGAAAGTCCTATATGGGATAAGCCACGGATGGTGAACAGAATAGCATCAGGAAAATCATTCTTCAATCTTAAAATCTGATTGGTAAAATTGGTATCTCTATCTTTTATATTATATCTCCCATAATTATCACGATAAATTTTAATTGTCCTGAGATAATTGGAGATATCATTGAGCACAAAATGAGCAAAGGAAATATCAAAAAATTTTTGCTCATCAAAGGAGATTATGTTTTTCCAGTTTTGATAACCCAAATCTTCCATAACACTTTTTATCTTATTTTGAGCAAGAAAATTATAAATTTTAGTATAGGTATCCAAGGAGTCATAAATAGGAATTCCTTTTTCTATCCCCTCTAACTCCTCCGCAAGCATTCTTTTCGCTTTTAAAAATGCTTCCTCCTCGGAAATTTTCTCTACTTCCATTATATTTCTAACTGTCTCATAAGGAATTAGTCCTAACTCATCAAGGTAAATAACTTTTCTATTCCTTGAGCGCGCAAGATTAAGCACCCTTTCCATTGCTTTTTCTAATTTTGAAAAATCTTCATCGTGATAAGAAAAAATTATGCAGGGTTGGAAGAGGTAATACGCTTCACATCCTATTTTTGTTCTGTTCTACTTTTCAGTAGGCTTGATATTTTCAACTTGTCTGTTTCTCAACCAATCAAATACGAACTTTTTATAGGTTGTGCTATCAATTTCTCTTCTAAATAATCTCATAAATAACTCATCGCAAAGTAATTTAATATCCTCAAAAGAGATTTTTTCCAAAAGAGTATTTACCATCCTCACTGCCGTAGGATAGTTAGTATATCCTAAATCAATCATATAGTAATCAAGTAGCACAAATTCAACCAAACTTTTAGCAGTCAATTCATTATATTTATCCTCAGGTAAATATACATCATTTTGTTTGAGAACCATAGTATAATGTTGTGCAGGGATAAGTTTATTTATTGGTCCTTCTCCCACGATATATATATTTACATCAACTCCTGTAGAAGCTAGATTATCTTCAAATCCATAGTGTGCTAAACCCCTAATAGTTAAAATTACGCTATTGGGATTTTTTTGAAGCAGTTCTTTAATTTGGTTACTAAAGTTTATATCTCTAATTTTATGGTTATTCAACATAAATCCCTTTAAGTATGATTTCATGGTTACTATAGCATTATCTATCCCTCCCATTAAAAACTTACTCAATGCCTCATTAACTAATCCATAAGAATCAAATGTAACTATAGATTTCCAGTTATCATATTTTAGGTCTTCCAAAATTGATTTTATTTTATTCTTGGCCAAATATTTATAGAGCGCACTATAGAAAATTGATTCGTCATACACAGGAATACCTTCTTCTATAGCGGCCGTTTCTTGCCGTAAAGTCTCTTTAACTTTGTCAAAGGCTGTCTGGTCAGATAAATTTAGGCTATTGCGTTGAGCCTCAACGCTTTCAAAAGGAATTAGTCCTAATTCCTCTAGATATATTAACTTACGTCCTTCTTTATGTGTTTCTTCTAATATATTATTTAGTATGGGTTCTATTTCCTTAAAATCCGTTCCTTCATGAAATATATAAATTATAAATATCTTGCCTTTCCCTAAATTTTCTTTACTATCTCCATATAAGAAGGATTTATTAAACATTACATTGCCGCAGGGGAACAGCATAACTCCCTTAATTTTTTCAAATAACTCCAAAGGGGTTAGTTCTTTCTGTTCTCCTTCAATCATAATTTGGAGTAGATTGGAATTATTTTTTTGTTGAACTCGTTTCACTAAAAAATAGGTATTATTTTTTAGAAAAGCAATGAAAGG
This genomic window contains:
- a CDS encoding Hsp70 family protein, with product MAKAIGIDLGTSNSAAAVVEGGRPTIIPSAEGAGVASGKAFPSFVAFTRDGQRLVGEPARRQAAINPEGTIFAAKRKMGTDYKFKVYGKEYTPQQISAFILQKIKQDAEAFLGDKVEEAVITCPAYFDDNQRTATKDAGEIAGLKVLRIINEPTAACLAYGLDKLGKRLKIMVFDFGGGTLDVTIMEMGEEGGFMVLSTSGDTQLGGTDMDNALIEYITEQFKRETGIDLHNDKMAIQRVREAAEKAKIELSSTLTTDINLPFITADATGPKHLSLSISRAKLEDLVSPIIERCRHPIEQALSDAQLKAKDIDKIILVGGPTRMPCVQKFVEETVGKKIERGIDPMECVAMGAAIQAAIIKGEMKEVLLVDV
- the hrcA gene encoding heat-inducible transcriptional repressor HrcA, giving the protein MRRIDLKSRKEKILGTIVETYIEEAKPVGSRTIARKLHFKFSPATIRNIMADLEEEGYITHPYTSAGRIPTDKGYRYYVDYLMPEEGLTPQEKKEIIQEYKTVEDISEIMDKTSRLLARLSEEAGIVVYPCLKKSRLKHIELIDIKDNSVLMVLITYSGLIKNLILRFPHPYSRSQLEKIGNFFNAELEGVYLSEICKYLLQKRLSDDFSVYNLFKDAFSILEEAFKKLEEERFCFEGATQIITQPEFEDRVALTKLLRLMEEKRLLLEIIAQDMEEEGIKVHIGEENNFEEAKSLSLVTTNYHVEGNTVGALGVVGPTRMAYAHIFSIVKNVSEILENILQERRL
- a CDS encoding nucleotide exchange factor GrpE; this encodes MKKNSEEDIPENSSEEEKGTTAEVKKITLSFPEWEALQKKASLAEEYYDKLLRLQAEFENARRRMDKEKTEIIHFANQSLFMEMLPVVDDFDHLLNGLERNQVKEDIFVGIEMIRKRLSKIMEENGLVRMKVVGEKFDPTRHEALMTVETDEFPEDTIVEEIRSGYLFYDKVLRPAVVKVAKKKITESQ